The following coding sequences are from one Leucoraja erinacea ecotype New England chromosome 2, Leri_hhj_1, whole genome shotgun sequence window:
- the LOC129706168 gene encoding protein rapunzel-like, with translation MSSLSRREFDPALAHLYRPFHPQTLPCPLSSSGTVCFAQDYSICGSAAARRRPHPESQDPGPVMATSEELDRASAELKANMKEARAAMGLFQDRAVFATTAGVLKGIFQVGGAILKLVLGKRESEELTYMKEQFQAVRNQLDVISDQIRQVLWEIERSTINNQYFPIEENLKNQFRKYMDILRSAPEFRDKERDEFLAHFDATKGDQNLHTLFDAVMGFSAVFGKPILETAMSYDQRNRRLIEVMCCRLKELFCIGLIALLGHAAVTGNDVEALKKEWNQKLAQVETKMKSMVDRCVSEFAQQAEIDVERMVKDKGERDNKGCIGFILERLVKKYNWVRWSVRVYDPVSGFDNHCVGGPNRFEFFPAQ, from the exons ATGAGCAGCTTGAGCCGACGGGAGTTTGACCCGGCTCTGGCTCATTTATAtcgtccattccatccacagacgctgccttgcccgctgagttcctccggcactgtgtgttttgctcaggattacaGCATCTGTGGTTCAG CAGCGGCGCGGCGCAGACCACACCCGGAGTCCCAGGATCCAGGCCCAGTCATGGCGACCAGCGAGGAACTGGATCGCGCTTCGGCGGAGCTGAAGGCGAACATGAAGGAGGCAAGGGCAGCGATGGGGCTGTTCCAGGATAGAGCCGTGTTCGCCACTACGGCCGGTGTGTTGAAGGGAATCTTCCAGGTGGGCGGCGCCATTCTGAAGCTGGTGCTGGGAAAGCGGGAGAGCGAGGAGCTGACATATATGAAAGAACAGTTCCAGGCCGTCAGGAACCAACTGGATGTGATTTCTGATCAGATCCGGCAGGTGTTGTGGGAGATCGAGAGGAGCACGATCAACAACCAGTACTTCCCCATCGAGGAGAACCTCAAGAACCAGTTCCGCAAATACATGGACATCCTGAGATCAGCGCCCGAGTTCCGCGACAAGGAACGAGACGAGTTCCTCGCACACTTCGACGCTACGAAGGGCGACCAGAACCTGCACACGCTCTTCGACGCGGTCATGGGCTTCTCCGCCGTCTTTGGGAAGCCCATCCTGGAGACGGCCATGAGCTACGACCAAAGGAACCGGCGCCTGATTGAAGTCATGTGTTGCCGGCTGAAGGAGCTCTTCTGCATCGGTCTGATCGCTCTCCTGGGCCACGCCGCCGTCACCGGCAACGACGTGGAGGCGTTGAAGAAAGAGTGGAACCAGAAACTGGCGCAAGTAGAAACCAAAATGAAATCCATGGTAGATCGGTGCGTCAGCGAGTTTGCGcagcaggcagagatagatgtcgAGAGGATGGTGAAGGacaagggggagagagataaCAAGGGGTGCATCGGCTTTATCCTGGAGAGACTAGTGAAGAAATACAACTGGGTCCGCTGGTCAGTGCGCGTCTATGATCCTGTCTCAGGCTTTGACAATCACTGTGTCGGTGGCCCAAACCGTTTTGAGTTTTTTCCGGCTCAATAA